A genomic region of Danio aesculapii chromosome 21, fDanAes4.1, whole genome shotgun sequence contains the following coding sequences:
- the gcnt4b.2 gene encoding beta-1,3-galactosyl-O-glycosyl-glycoprotein beta-1,6-N-acetylglucosaminyltransferase 4 has translation MKTLKLHLKLRNVIFVFGTLGLLCITVIFLRGNGERQETGLPLRQQLTVKYGINCTKIYEMEPVELGKSLIIRKQKIYKGVTDAAIANATIDCGWFVSSQGYNAIQVTEAEREFPLAYSLVVHQDAALVERLLRAVYVPHNIYCIHYDRKSSSDFMSAMNGLAYCIPNVFIASKLERVQYAGISRLRADLNCLSDLLDSEVKWKYVINLCGQDFPLRTNAELVSDLKMLKGRNMVESKWPGGKKNRWSVHHLLKKNDSEYYDFPVSSSEEKSPPPHNIEMFVGSAYFTLSREFVYFVHWSSLAKDFLAWSEDTYSPDEHFWATLVRVPGVPGEVPRSDPEISELISKTHLVKWSYLENDLYPQCTGASVRSVCIYGAAELRWLLNYGHWFANKVDPTVDPVLIECLEEKLAEKRQRLAVN, from the coding sequence ATGAAAACATTGAAGCTTCACCTGAAACtgagaaatgtcatttttgtattTGGAACACTGGGACTTTTATGCATCACCGTCATATTTTTAAGAGGAAATGGAGAAAGACAAGAAACAGGACTGCCCTTGAGGCAGCAGCTGACAGTAAAATATGGCATTAACTGCACTAAAATATATGAAATGGAACCAGTGGAGCTGGGCAAATCCTTAATCATCCGCAAGCAAAAAATCTACAAAGGAGTAACTGATGCAGCTATCGCAAATGCCACCATCGATTGCGGTTGGTTTGTATCATCACAGGGCTACAATGCTATTCAGGTCACTGAGGCTGAGCGTGAATTTCCTCTTGCTTACTCTTTAGTTGTTCATCAAGATGCAGCTCTTGTGGAAAGACTCCTGAGGGCCGTTTATGTGCCGCATAACATCTACTGCATACATTATGATCGAAAGTCCTCTTCTGACTTTATGTCAGCAATGAATGGTCTGGCGTATTGCATCCCAAACGTCTTCATTGCCTCAAAACTGGAGAGAGTTCAGTATGCAGGAATCTCACGACTCAGAGCGGATCTGAATTGTCTGTCAGACCTCCTTGACTCTGAAGTCAAATGGAAGTACGTCATCAACCTGTGCGGTCaagatttcccactgcggacaaACGCTGAGCTGGTGTCGGATCTGAAGATGCTGAAAGGGAGGAACATGGTGGAAAGCAAGTGGCCTGGAGGAAAGAAAAACCGCTGGAGTGTTCATCATCTGCTGAAAAAGAATGATTCAGAGTACTACGATTTTCCAGTCAGCTCTTCAGAGGAGAAATCTCCACCACCTCACAACATAGAGATGTTTGTAGGCAGCGCTTACTTTACTCTCTCAAGagaatttgtgtattttgttcACTGGAGTTCCCTTGCCAAAGATTTCCTGGCCTGGTCTGAGGATACATACTCACCTGATGAACATTTCTGGGCGACTCTGGTTCGTGTGCCTGGAGTGCCCGGTGAGGTGCCGAGATCTGATCCGGAAATCTCCGAACTGATCAGTAAAACTCATCTGGTGAAGTGGTCATATTTAGAAAATGATCTTTACCCACAATGCACTGGAGCCAGTGTACGTTCTGTCTGTATTTATGGTGCTGCTGAGCTCAGATGGCTCTTAAACTATGGCCACTGGTTTGCTAATAAAGTGGATCCCACTGTGGATCCTGTTCTTATTGAATGTTTAGAAGAAAAGCTTGCTGAAAAACGGCAGAGACTTGCAGTGAATTGA